One part of the Desulfonema ishimotonii genome encodes these proteins:
- a CDS encoding cyclic nucleotide-binding domain-containing protein, producing the protein MKDYYQFLKAVYFLDALPDSDIRRIEAVCRETRFAPGDVIFYEGDVGDLFYIILEGNVEVWKDYGEQRGDRLAICGAGCSFGELALIDDGPRSATVVAGTSLRVLSIQKDDFNRIISGSAAISISIMKSVSNMVRKQTESFVRHLRLGKHRLQRTCTRLSREMEERKTLEARLQQARKMEAIGSLAGGIAHDVNNLLQGIQGNTSLILLETDPDSSEYQRLRNIEQYVEAGGALTRRILRFVKGAGAKVTSVDVNALLSQVADQFGRRKKGLHIRQAYDEDLFSVRANNGEIEQVVRELCTNAWESMPGGGTLTLETRNVIIDEAQALKMPLCPGPHVCISFSDTGHGVDDAIRHRIFDPFFTTKEMGNGSGLGLALVYNIVKNYGGAICLDDRKEEGATFNIYLPGLS; encoded by the coding sequence ATGAAGGATTATTATCAGTTTCTAAAAGCGGTATATTTTTTGGATGCCCTTCCGGATTCGGATATTCGCCGGATCGAAGCCGTTTGCCGGGAAACCCGGTTTGCCCCCGGTGATGTGATTTTTTACGAAGGCGACGTCGGAGATCTTTTTTATATTATCCTGGAGGGAAATGTCGAGGTGTGGAAAGATTACGGCGAACAGCGGGGAGACCGGCTTGCCATCTGCGGTGCGGGGTGTTCATTCGGCGAACTGGCTCTGATCGACGACGGCCCCCGGAGTGCCACCGTGGTGGCGGGAACATCGCTCCGGGTACTCTCCATTCAGAAAGACGATTTTAACCGGATCATTTCCGGCTCTGCGGCCATTTCAATCTCCATAATGAAGTCCGTGTCCAACATGGTCCGCAAGCAGACCGAAAGCTTTGTCCGGCATTTACGTCTGGGCAAGCACCGGTTGCAGCGAACCTGTACACGCCTGAGCCGCGAGATGGAAGAGCGTAAGACGCTTGAGGCCCGCCTTCAGCAGGCCCGCAAAATGGAGGCGATCGGGTCTCTGGCCGGTGGAATTGCACATGATGTCAATAATTTACTTCAGGGCATTCAGGGAAATACCTCCCTGATCCTGCTTGAAACAGACCCGGACAGTTCCGAATATCAGCGGCTCAGAAACATTGAACAGTATGTGGAGGCCGGCGGGGCGCTGACCCGCCGGATTCTGCGGTTTGTCAAAGGGGCCGGCGCCAAAGTGACGTCGGTGGATGTGAACGCCCTGCTCAGCCAGGTCGCTGATCAGTTTGGCAGGCGGAAGAAGGGGCTGCACATCCGACAGGCATATGATGAAGATCTTTTCAGCGTCCGGGCCAACAACGGGGAAATTGAACAGGTGGTCCGGGAGCTTTGTACCAATGCCTGGGAGTCGATGCCGGGGGGCGGTACTCTGACACTGGAAACGCGGAATGTGATTATCGACGAGGCGCAGGCGCTGAAGATGCCGCTGTGTCCCGGACCGCATGTCTGTATTTCGTTTTCCGATACCGGCCACGGCGTGGACGACGCCATCCGTCACCGGATTTTCGATCCGTTTTTTACGACAAAGGAGATGGGGAACGGCTCCGGGCTGGGGCTGGCGCTGGTTTACAACATCGTTAAAAATTACGGCGGGGCCATCTGCCTGGATGACCGGAAAGAGGAAGGCGCGACCTTCAATATCTATCTGCCGGGACTTTCATAA
- a CDS encoding PPC domain-containing DNA-binding protein — MEKIMFTEYTPGRCFLGQLPKQADLITSLERLCADAGIRTAAFSVMGSVTSYTIGTYDPQQQVYVTFTETSPREIVSCRGNISLRNGNPVVSAHIILADQQGHVTAGHLFSETRVFAGEIEIRERTRFPVKSADDPDAGNMADDMTGTGF, encoded by the coding sequence ATGGAAAAGATAATGTTTACAGAGTATACGCCCGGACGCTGTTTTCTGGGGCAGCTTCCGAAACAGGCGGATCTGATTACATCCCTGGAGCGGCTTTGTGCAGATGCGGGCATTCGGACGGCGGCATTTTCGGTCATGGGATCGGTAACATCCTATACCATCGGCACCTACGATCCGCAGCAGCAGGTCTATGTGACCTTCACGGAAACCTCACCCCGTGAAATCGTGTCATGCAGGGGCAATATTTCTCTCAGAAACGGAAACCCCGTTGTCAGCGCCCATATTATCCTGGCAGATCAGCAGGGCCATGTTACCGCAGGCCATCTTTTTTCAGAAACCCGTGTGTTTGCCGGTGAAATAGAGATCCGCGAACGGACACGCTTTCCCGTGAAAAGCGCCGATGATCCGGATGCCGGAAATATGGCGGACGACATGACCGGAACGGGGTTTTAA
- a CDS encoding SPFH domain-containing protein has translation MSYYVLIVVMVLGITAVWVFQTVPQGENYVIERFGKFSRVIRPGVNLMIPYADQIRAKVLMKDQPIEIPTQDVITNDNVVIKTNAIAFIRVMDPEKAIYEIENYAEAISSLIQTALRGVIGDMKLDDALSSREVIKNHVIQKITPEVSEWGIRAKTVEIKDINPSESMQQSMEQQAAAERRRRATIAEALGDRTAAILNADGKKEAMIREAQANLEASRSNADAARILSKATEESLEKVNQAVRDARLSAFFLLGENYIRAMRDLANSPNAKIVVLPPDLLNSVKSFFPKE, from the coding sequence GTGAGCTACTATGTGTTAATCGTCGTTATGGTGCTGGGGATCACCGCTGTCTGGGTGTTCCAGACGGTTCCCCAGGGGGAAAATTATGTGATCGAACGGTTCGGCAAGTTCAGCAGGGTTATAAGGCCGGGGGTCAACCTGATGATCCCCTATGCGGATCAGATCAGGGCCAAAGTCCTGATGAAAGACCAGCCCATTGAAATTCCGACCCAGGATGTTATCACCAATGACAACGTGGTCATCAAGACCAACGCCATTGCCTTTATCCGGGTTATGGACCCGGAAAAGGCGATCTATGAGATTGAGAATTACGCGGAGGCCATTTCCAGCCTGATTCAGACAGCCCTGCGCGGCGTCATCGGCGATATGAAGCTGGACGATGCCCTCAGCTCCAGGGAGGTCATCAAAAACCATGTGATCCAGAAGATTACCCCGGAGGTCTCCGAGTGGGGCATCCGGGCCAAAACCGTGGAGATCAAGGACATCAATCCGTCAGAGTCGATGCAGCAGTCAATGGAGCAGCAGGCTGCCGCAGAACGCCGGCGCCGGGCCACCATTGCCGAGGCCCTGGGAGACCGGACAGCGGCCATCCTCAATGCGGACGGGAAAAAGGAGGCCATGATCCGTGAGGCCCAGGCCAATCTGGAGGCATCCCGCTCCAATGCCGATGCGGCGAGGATTCTGTCCAAGGCGACGGAAGAGTCCCTTGAAAAGGTGAACCAGGCGGTCCGCGATGCGAGGCTTTCGGCCTTTTTTCTCCTGGGAGAAAATTATATCCGGGCCATGCGGGATCTGGCCAATTCGCCGAACGCCAAGATTGTGGTCCTGCCCCCGGATCTGCTGAATTCCGTCAAAAGTTTTTTCCCCAAAGAATAA
- a CDS encoding branched-chain amino acid aminotransferase, with the protein MEVTVKKADTLKTKPADQSKLGFGQIFTDHMFNMDYNPEKGWHNARIEPYGPIQMDPATMVLHYGQAIFEGMKAYRTEKGDIQLFRPRENFHRANASNRMLCIPQMDEGFVLDALKELLRLEKDWIPSAPGTSLYIRPTIIATDVFLGVRASDTYRFFIILSPVGAYYPEGFNPVKIWVTKRHVRAVRGGIGEAKTPGNYAASLYAGEKAHEEGFTQVLWLDGVEQKYVEEVGSMNIFFAIDGELITPVLNGSILPGVTRDSVIALARLWNIPCAERRISIDEVVEAQKAGKNVEIFGSGTAAVISPVGTIRYNDEDISIGNNDVGPLTLKFYNALTDIQYGRAEDPLGWIEKV; encoded by the coding sequence ATGGAAGTGACAGTTAAAAAAGCAGATACGCTCAAAACGAAACCGGCAGATCAGTCCAAGCTCGGTTTCGGACAGATATTCACCGACCATATGTTCAATATGGATTACAACCCGGAGAAGGGGTGGCACAATGCCCGCATCGAACCCTACGGCCCGATTCAGATGGACCCGGCAACCATGGTGCTGCACTACGGCCAGGCCATCTTTGAGGGGATGAAGGCGTACCGGACGGAAAAGGGCGATATTCAGCTCTTCCGCCCCCGGGAAAACTTTCACCGGGCCAATGCCTCCAACCGGATGCTCTGCATTCCCCAGATGGACGAAGGGTTTGTGCTGGATGCTTTGAAAGAACTGCTCCGGCTTGAAAAGGACTGGATTCCGAGCGCACCGGGAACCTCGCTCTACATCCGGCCCACCATCATCGCCACCGATGTGTTTCTGGGGGTCCGGGCCTCCGACACCTACCGGTTTTTTATCATCCTGTCGCCTGTGGGGGCCTACTATCCCGAGGGGTTCAATCCGGTCAAAATCTGGGTCACCAAGCGCCACGTCCGGGCGGTCCGGGGCGGCATCGGAGAGGCCAAAACCCCCGGCAATTACGCGGCAAGCCTCTATGCCGGCGAAAAGGCCCACGAAGAGGGGTTCACCCAGGTACTCTGGCTGGACGGCGTGGAACAGAAGTATGTGGAAGAGGTCGGTTCCATGAACATCTTCTTTGCCATTGACGGCGAGCTGATCACCCCGGTTCTGAACGGCAGCATTCTGCCGGGCGTGACGCGGGATTCGGTCATTGCCCTGGCGCGGCTATGGAACATCCCCTGTGCGGAGCGCCGGATATCCATTGACGAGGTGGTCGAGGCCCAGAAGGCTGGCAAAAACGTGGAGATCTTTGGCAGCGGCACGGCCGCCGTCATCTCGCCGGTCGGGACCATCCGGTACAATGATGAGGACATCTCCATCGGCAACAACGACGTCGGTCCTCTGACGCTGAAATTCTATAACGCGCTGACCGATATTCAGTATGGCCGGGCGGAAGATCCCCTGGGCTGGATTGAAAAAGTGTAA
- the rmuC gene encoding DNA recombination protein RmuC encodes MAPLQYHPALWLPLAFSAGALLMWLWQRAETRRAQEELKVRLAELRTERDALSGSLRRADDALRAQREQNQALQIRVTQLHTARAADAEKLAWLDQAQARMRDTFEALAGQTLQKSADAFARRARENAGAMLDQMRGDWRAHTSDIRHLVDPVRESLTALDGHVRHLEQTREGAYQGLMTQVDHLARAHTELQATTLTLTQALKSSSVRGRWGEMQLRRVVEMSGMVRHVAFEEQVSTNGGRPDMIVHLPNAGILPVDAKVPLAAWLRAVESPDDADRKRQLTEYARAVQARVRELGQKRYWQQFEHAPDFVVMFMPSEPCLGAAFEIVPDLLDSALKQQVLITTPVTLIALLKSVAYGWQQYQMTENARSIVAQGRALYKRLETFNSHIAELGKNLNRTVAGYNRAVGSLERRLVPAARRFREMGGDDPETAVPEGLDIQARIPADRRTEREAPDTPDGYGKRTTDRSPRAPETDG; translated from the coding sequence ATGGCCCCCCTTCAATATCATCCGGCCCTGTGGCTTCCCCTGGCCTTTTCGGCTGGCGCGCTGCTCATGTGGCTCTGGCAGCGGGCGGAGACCCGCCGGGCACAGGAAGAACTGAAGGTCCGGCTTGCGGAACTCCGCACAGAGCGGGACGCGCTCTCCGGTTCTCTCCGCCGGGCCGACGACGCCCTCCGGGCGCAGCGCGAACAGAATCAGGCCCTGCAGATCCGGGTGACGCAGTTGCATACGGCGCGGGCTGCCGATGCGGAGAAGCTGGCGTGGCTGGATCAGGCCCAGGCCCGGATGCGCGACACCTTTGAGGCCCTTGCCGGACAGACCCTTCAGAAAAGCGCCGACGCCTTTGCCCGCCGCGCCCGTGAGAATGCCGGGGCTATGCTGGATCAGATGCGGGGGGACTGGCGCGCCCATACCTCGGATATCCGTCATCTGGTTGATCCGGTACGGGAAAGCCTGACCGCGCTGGACGGCCACGTCCGTCACCTGGAGCAGACGCGGGAGGGGGCATATCAGGGGCTGATGACACAGGTGGATCATCTCGCCAGGGCGCACACGGAATTGCAGGCCACCACCCTGACCCTGACCCAGGCCCTGAAATCCTCATCGGTCCGGGGGCGATGGGGGGAAATGCAGCTCCGCCGCGTGGTGGAAATGTCCGGAATGGTCCGGCATGTGGCGTTTGAGGAGCAGGTGAGTACCAACGGCGGGCGGCCCGACATGATCGTTCACCTGCCCAATGCGGGCATCCTGCCCGTGGACGCCAAGGTTCCCCTGGCCGCCTGGCTCAGGGCCGTGGAATCGCCGGATGACGCAGACCGGAAACGGCAGCTCACCGAGTACGCCAGGGCGGTTCAGGCGCGGGTCCGGGAGCTGGGGCAGAAGCGCTACTGGCAGCAGTTTGAACACGCCCCGGACTTTGTGGTCATGTTCATGCCCAGCGAACCCTGTCTGGGCGCGGCCTTTGAGATCGTCCCCGACCTTCTCGATTCGGCCCTGAAACAGCAGGTGCTCATTACGACACCCGTCACCCTGATCGCCCTTTTGAAATCGGTCGCCTATGGCTGGCAGCAGTATCAGATGACGGAAAACGCCCGCAGCATAGTGGCTCAGGGCAGGGCGTTGTACAAGCGGCTTGAAACATTTAACAGCCATATTGCAGAGCTGGGAAAGAATCTGAACAGAACCGTGGCCGGATACAACCGGGCTGTCGGTTCTCTGGAACGGCGGCTGGTACCTGCGGCGCGGCGGTTCCGGGAGATGGGGGGGGACGATCCGGAAACGGCGGTACCGGAAGGCCTTGACATTCAGGCCCGGATTCCGGCAGACCGACGTACCGAAAGGGAGGCGCCGGATACCCCGGACGGATACGGCAAAAGAACGACAGACAGGAGTCCCCGCGCCCCTGAAACGGACGGGTGA
- a CDS encoding IS4 family transposase — MPKLIESLNNLINSDTFCSGHKNNQNDFTRKRILPFHSLICLLLNMNNQSYQTELDQYFKVVNHLEIAERFLYKANLTKARAKLKYEAFIELSDHMVHNFYENFQFQTWHGFNLFAVDGSTLRVPDEKTISEHFGAWNSVKGEKPCPKARVSQMFDVLNKITVDAIISPKSEGENELAAFHFLKLMPGDLILLDRGYPAHWLFRLILSMNADFCARISCNQWKVVKKFYKSGKKEQIVKIGPSPVSKQKCSQMGPDQKLIRLRLIRIELETGETEILITSLTDTEKYPHKVFAELYHLRWPVEEDYKALKYRLQVENFSGKSVHSVYQDFHAKVFSKNLTAVIATTTREKIIQKSRDLEFDHQINFAQALSKIKDTVVLLFNRPLENIIVIVAKIRKIFIQTTESVRPNRKFQRRHRVKQKRFFFEYKTNC, encoded by the coding sequence GTGCCAAAACTCATCGAATCCTTAAATAATTTAATTAATTCGGATACATTTTGCTCCGGACACAAAAATAATCAAAATGATTTTACCAGAAAACGTATTTTGCCATTCCATTCTCTGATTTGTTTACTTTTGAATATGAACAACCAATCATACCAGACTGAATTAGATCAATACTTCAAAGTCGTCAATCATCTGGAGATAGCCGAACGTTTTCTTTACAAAGCCAACCTGACAAAAGCCCGTGCAAAATTGAAATACGAGGCTTTTATAGAACTCAGTGATCATATGGTTCATAATTTCTACGAAAATTTTCAATTTCAAACCTGGCATGGATTCAATCTTTTTGCTGTCGATGGGTCAACACTCCGGGTGCCGGATGAAAAAACGATCTCGGAACATTTCGGTGCATGGAATTCAGTCAAAGGTGAAAAACCCTGTCCCAAAGCCCGTGTATCTCAGATGTTCGATGTTTTGAACAAAATCACAGTCGATGCGATTATCAGTCCGAAAAGTGAGGGTGAGAATGAACTGGCTGCATTTCATTTTCTGAAACTTATGCCCGGAGACCTCATTCTTTTGGATCGCGGTTATCCGGCCCACTGGTTATTCAGACTGATTTTATCCATGAATGCAGATTTTTGTGCCCGAATATCCTGCAATCAATGGAAAGTTGTAAAAAAATTCTATAAATCCGGAAAGAAAGAACAGATTGTTAAAATCGGACCCTCACCGGTCTCAAAACAAAAATGTTCCCAAATGGGCCCTGACCAGAAACTGATCCGGTTACGTTTAATACGTATCGAACTGGAAACCGGGGAAACAGAAATCCTGATTACATCTCTGACGGACACAGAGAAATATCCCCATAAGGTTTTTGCAGAATTGTATCATCTCCGTTGGCCCGTCGAAGAGGATTATAAAGCTCTTAAATACAGACTTCAGGTTGAAAATTTTTCCGGAAAATCAGTTCATTCCGTCTATCAGGATTTCCATGCCAAAGTATTTTCAAAGAACTTAACAGCTGTAATTGCAACGACAACAAGAGAAAAAATTATTCAAAAATCCAGAGATCTGGAATTTGACCACCAGATAAATTTTGCCCAGGCCTTATCAAAAATCAAGGATACCGTTGTTCTGCTTTTTAACCGTCCCTTGGAAAATATCATTGTTATTGTTGCCAAAATAAGAAAAATCTTCATTCAGACCACGGAGTCCGTCCGACCGAATCGAAAATTTCAAAGGAGGCACCGGGTTAAGCAAAAGCGCTTTTTCTTTGAGTATAAGACCAACTGTTAA
- a CDS encoding methyl-accepting chemotaxis protein — protein sequence MIKKANISIFMKIWLSVSILVMGYVFSIVQVQFAGKQITRELTQLSSGLFPAARMSQNALTGFEKQAKCYEDAVMIGDSALIAKGAEFSQKAEASLRRFIALEGIDRENRDVAEAISRDLAHFTQTAAAAYTQMASGEADELADSLFEQIQTLAEDREALHARLTRLKVGVADILNTTMQQEIDTAVRFFNEQQQFNLRLFTGVLLLALLTVWWLARRHIVFPIENAIGRLRQVGNEVTKFSLTVSSNSRLQADGAAEQASGVEETSASVEEMAGMTRQNVRNAGEARNMTAEAVEIVNQVSGHMTKLSDAIVVIDQSSQETGKIIRLINEIAFQTNLLALNAAIEASRAGEAGAGFAVVADEVRNLAVRTAEAAESTDRLIADTLENVRKGSELARLTSESFGQNIGISRKIDTLIEEILASSQEQASGIEQINRAVSNIEEVIHGSTASAEASATVAHELTHQVDIMGKVVDELTGMVTGNRRPGRRSGHRATVGKFTGLKKI from the coding sequence ATGATAAAAAAAGCCAACATATCAATTTTTATGAAAATATGGCTGAGCGTCAGCATCCTGGTGATGGGCTATGTTTTCTCCATCGTTCAGGTTCAGTTTGCCGGAAAACAGATTACCAGAGAACTGACGCAGCTCTCATCCGGCCTTTTTCCGGCAGCCCGGATGAGCCAGAATGCGCTGACCGGTTTTGAAAAACAGGCCAAGTGTTACGAAGATGCCGTGATGATCGGTGATTCCGCTCTGATCGCCAAAGGGGCAGAATTTTCGCAGAAAGCAGAGGCCTCCCTCCGCCGGTTTATCGCTTTGGAAGGGATAGACCGGGAAAACCGTGATGTGGCTGAGGCCATCAGCAGGGATTTGGCACATTTTACCCAAACCGCAGCCGCCGCATATACCCAGATGGCTTCGGGTGAGGCCGATGAGCTGGCGGATTCCCTCTTCGAGCAGATTCAGACGCTGGCAGAGGATCGGGAGGCGCTCCATGCCCGCCTGACCCGACTTAAAGTCGGAGTTGCCGATATCCTGAACACAACGATGCAGCAGGAGATTGATACGGCGGTCCGGTTTTTCAATGAGCAGCAGCAGTTTAATCTCAGGCTCTTTACCGGTGTGCTTCTGCTGGCGCTGCTGACGGTCTGGTGGCTCGCCCGGCGGCATATTGTCTTTCCCATTGAAAATGCCATCGGACGGCTGCGGCAGGTCGGAAATGAGGTGACAAAATTCTCTCTGACGGTTTCCTCAAACAGCAGGCTTCAGGCCGATGGGGCTGCGGAACAGGCCTCCGGCGTCGAGGAAACGTCGGCCTCGGTGGAGGAAATGGCCGGGATGACCCGTCAGAATGTCCGCAATGCCGGAGAGGCCCGGAATATGACGGCGGAAGCGGTTGAGATTGTAAATCAGGTCAGCGGGCATATGACGAAACTGTCCGATGCCATTGTGGTTATTGATCAGTCAAGCCAGGAAACCGGAAAAATCATCAGGCTGATTAACGAGATCGCTTTTCAGACCAATCTGCTGGCGCTGAACGCCGCCATTGAGGCATCCCGCGCCGGCGAGGCCGGGGCCGGTTTTGCGGTGGTGGCTGATGAGGTTCGCAATCTGGCCGTGCGGACTGCGGAAGCGGCCGAGAGTACGGACCGGCTGATTGCCGATACCCTGGAAAACGTCAGAAAGGGGAGTGAACTGGCCCGGCTGACGAGCGAGTCCTTTGGTCAGAACATCGGGATTTCGCGGAAAATTGACACGCTGATTGAGGAAATTCTGGCCTCATCCCAGGAACAGGCGTCCGGGATTGAACAGATCAACAGGGCCGTATCCAACATCGAAGAGGTGATCCACGGAAGCACGGCCAGCGCAGAGGCGTCGGCCACTGTCGCCCATGAATTAACGCATCAGGTCGATATCATGGGGAAGGTTGTAGATGAGCTGACCGGAATGGTGACCGGAAATCGCAGGCCGGGGCGACGGTCAGGTCATCGGGCAACGGTGGGGAAATTCACCGGATTAAAAAAAATATGA
- a CDS encoding UTP--glucose-1-phosphate uridylyltransferase, whose amino-acid sequence MERPDMPEHLPEFISKMEKDGLPPIVIDTFAYYYDKVITGETGLIRDDEIEAVDPDDIARWEALAPCAGAGKAARRHTVHIILNGGLGTSMGLTGPKSLLRVRNGRSFLEILLAQTEIRGVSLALMNSFSTHEDTLAALKAISPAHMPLSFLQHKFPKILRDGFAPATWPRNPEMEWNPPGHGDIYTALETSGMLDRLLASGITHAFISNSDNLGAKIDDALLGYFAEEGFPFMMEVARRTPADVKGGHLARHRDGHLLLRESAQCPADESDAFRDIDRYRFFNTNNLWVDLRFLKTLIQKSRTVRLPMILNPKFLDPRDESSPPVFQVETAMGAAISLFEGATAVSVPRTRFFPVKKCGDLLAVRSDYFLFSEGNGLVLNPARRSDTLKISLDPRYYGKIDQFDARFPQGVPSLVECESLTVEGDVRFEGGVRIRGTAGISNASDSQQVIREGSVVRGEFSLSHV is encoded by the coding sequence TTGGAAAGACCCGATATGCCGGAACACCTGCCAGAATTTATCTCGAAAATGGAGAAAGACGGGCTGCCGCCCATTGTTATTGACACCTTTGCCTATTATTACGATAAAGTGATTACCGGTGAAACCGGTCTTATCCGCGATGACGAGATCGAAGCGGTCGATCCGGATGACATCGCCCGGTGGGAAGCGCTTGCGCCCTGTGCCGGGGCCGGAAAAGCGGCCCGGCGCCATACTGTGCATATTATCCTCAACGGCGGCCTGGGAACCAGCATGGGGCTGACCGGACCGAAATCGCTTCTCAGGGTCAGAAACGGCAGGAGTTTTCTGGAAATTCTGCTGGCTCAGACCGAAATCCGGGGTGTCTCCCTCGCCCTGATGAACAGCTTCAGCACCCATGAGGATACCCTGGCGGCGCTGAAGGCGATCAGCCCGGCCCACATGCCGCTGAGTTTTCTTCAGCATAAATTCCCCAAGATCCTGCGGGACGGATTCGCCCCGGCCACCTGGCCCCGGAATCCGGAAATGGAGTGGAACCCGCCGGGCCACGGCGATATCTATACCGCCCTGGAGACATCCGGGATGCTGGACCGGCTTCTGGCATCGGGCATCACCCACGCCTTTATCTCCAATTCGGATAATCTGGGCGCAAAAATCGACGATGCCCTGCTGGGATATTTTGCGGAAGAGGGCTTTCCGTTCATGATGGAGGTGGCCCGGCGGACCCCTGCCGATGTCAAGGGGGGGCATCTGGCCCGTCACAGGGACGGCCATCTGCTCCTGCGCGAGTCGGCCCAGTGCCCGGCAGACGAATCAGATGCCTTCCGGGACATTGACCGCTACCGCTTTTTCAACACCAACAACCTCTGGGTCGATCTCAGGTTTCTCAAAACGCTGATTCAGAAAAGCAGGACGGTCCGCCTGCCCATGATTCTCAATCCCAAATTTCTCGACCCCAGGGATGAGAGCAGTCCGCCGGTGTTTCAGGTGGAAACGGCCATGGGCGCGGCCATTTCCCTTTTTGAGGGGGCCACGGCGGTCAGCGTTCCCCGGACCCGGTTTTTCCCGGTCAAGAAATGTGGCGACCTGCTGGCCGTCCGCTCTGACTACTTCCTGTTTTCAGAGGGCAACGGGCTGGTTCTCAACCCGGCCCGCCGGTCAGACACCCTGAAAATCAGCCTTGATCCACGGTATTACGGAAAGATTGATCAGTTTGACGCCCGGTTTCCCCAGGGGGTTCCCTCCCTTGTCGAATGTGAATCGCTTACCGTGGAAGGCGATGTGCGGTTTGAGGGCGGGGTGCGTATTCGGGGAACGGCAGGCATTTCAAATGCGTCGGATTCCCAGCAGGTGATCAGAGAGGGCAGCGTGGTCAGAGGGGAATTTTCCTTATCCCATGTCTGA
- a CDS encoding AMP-binding enzyme, producing MLNEVVHILQRAGYYLSRMNEQFYFYVDIRTNVSWAVIILMIILYKVLEKYLSDKELSSDELMKLLLTYILIISAIIASYTDLKKLFNAPDRESSFVGFLVLSIMLIVVIARLGVSKDQSKKMKWILLVMYTPILLIILTNGRVLEERLQSFRNLMPRSNSAMIGLPGEIETLQVGGIVSPHQRQRVEAIIRSQASVRDAALIGRKDKDGLIKPYALILPESGYEASESLKRSIRNAVTDAIEDEQTTELRDVDAVKKGKLPKSDGDYPKMEEILNTHKSVARGVVIAERDSQDDQVKPYAYVELRQEYSGSDRQILETEILGFVNEQYNRDRLSDYLAPRWVDFVDKEDIPKEADGTINYDEINKERKNWSDVFRALGEIPLPTGEE from the coding sequence ATGCTCAACGAGGTTGTTCATATTTTGCAGAGAGCCGGCTACTATCTCAGCCGGATGAACGAACAGTTTTACTTTTACGTGGATATCCGGACCAATGTCTCCTGGGCGGTCATTATCCTGATGATCATCCTGTACAAGGTGCTGGAAAAATATCTGAGCGACAAGGAACTGAGCAGCGACGAGCTGATGAAACTCCTGCTCACCTATATCTTGATCATTTCGGCCATCATTGCCTCCTATACCGACCTGAAAAAGCTGTTCAACGCTCCGGACCGCGAATCCTCCTTTGTGGGCTTCCTCGTGCTGAGCATTATGCTGATTGTCGTCATTGCCCGTCTGGGCGTCTCCAAAGACCAGTCCAAAAAGATGAAGTGGATACTCCTGGTCATGTACACGCCGATCCTGCTGATTATCCTGACCAACGGCAGGGTTCTGGAGGAGCGGCTTCAGTCTTTCAGAAATCTGATGCCCCGGAGCAACTCGGCCATGATCGGACTGCCGGGGGAAATCGAGACGTTACAGGTCGGGGGAATTGTGTCACCGCACCAGCGGCAGCGGGTTGAGGCGATCATACGGTCACAGGCGTCTGTCAGAGATGCCGCCCTGATCGGCCGGAAGGACAAAGACGGCCTGATCAAGCCCTATGCCCTGATTTTGCCCGAATCCGGGTATGAGGCGTCTGAGAGCCTGAAGCGGTCGATTCGGAACGCCGTCACCGACGCGATTGAGGATGAGCAGACAACCGAACTCAGAGACGTGGATGCGGTCAAAAAGGGAAAGCTCCCCAAAAGTGACGGGGATTACCCCAAGATGGAGGAGATCCTCAACACCCATAAATCAGTCGCCCGGGGGGTGGTCATCGCGGAGCGGGACAGCCAGGACGATCAGGTCAAGCCCTATGCCTATGTGGAGCTGCGGCAGGAATATTCGGGGTCGGACCGTCAGATTTTGGAGACTGAAATTCTTGGCTTTGTGAACGAGCAGTACAACAGGGACCGGCTCTCAGATTATCTGGCCCCCCGCTGGGTTGATTTTGTTGACAAGGAAGACATTCCCAAGGAGGCGGACGGCACGATCAACTACGATGAGATCAACAAGGAGCGGAAAAACTGGTCTGATGTCTTCCGGGCTCTCGGAGAGATACCCCTCCCGACCGGAGAGGAATGA